Proteins co-encoded in one uncultured Draconibacterium sp. genomic window:
- a CDS encoding transglutaminase family protein → MKANNLFIALFGIILTANNLFSQQENNLSVFLKPTKYINSDNQDIISKATELTSNCDTDVDKVRVLFEFVRDSYNADHVDSFVASEILKNGGNFCYQRSILLAALCRAIKVPSRLQYQSMILKDFFFDGKKKIICSHTHSQEYTYTENGIYMNLSEIMQNGKNGQKRKS, encoded by the coding sequence ATGAAAGCAAATAACCTTTTTATCGCATTATTTGGAATTATTTTAACTGCTAATAATTTATTTTCTCAACAGGAGAATAATCTTTCAGTTTTTTTAAAGCCAACTAAATATATTAATAGTGATAACCAAGACATTATTTCAAAAGCTACTGAATTGACAAGTAATTGTGATACTGACGTTGATAAAGTGCGTGTACTGTTTGAGTTTGTTAGAGATTCTTATAACGCTGATCATGTTGATTCATTTGTGGCTAGTGAAATCTTAAAAAATGGTGGAAATTTCTGTTATCAACGCTCAATTCTTCTCGCTGCTCTTTGCCGTGCGATCAAAGTTCCTTCCAGATTACAATATCAATCTATGATACTAAAAGATTTTTTTTTCGATGGAAAAAAAAAGATCATTTGTTCACACACGCACTCACAGGAATATACATACACGGAAAATGGTATTTATATGAACCTGTCGGAAATAATGCAAAATGGAAAGAATGGACAGAAAAGAAAGAGTTAA
- a CDS encoding amidohydrolase family protein, which translates to MHSEGEIENSNIIELYNGRIIDVKNGCLFLKNTIIQICDGKIIIICNKEQSKPTANYSINMQEKYIMPGMINSHAHIHIVMPGVLVNMKDMKRAQQFTQKQIEKGLEDCLEYGITVVRDALSDKLKELNQLKQQIEKGKLKGPKIYNSIHIAPLGGTYAPKYSFAQQNIMKLFNHTPPDYMSSDVGIVTTPANATEYEIKQAVEIATKRGADFIKFCDQEEKMLTYKPGALNFNEQQLHTAIDECKKYNLKTNIHHIAIDTFRKSLKCGISSLAHLPLDEKLTEIDLAMFKESEAMIEPTLTVAYNYCWTFKGNEYNNHENMEEIANIQSLTYKSIAEKYWIDEMQEIVVTHFEKAQQQKFKTMWFMDMSKVYKLMSGYISFGMRNMQLLLENGLHDRISFGNDSGASQCSPATKDSEIDVYRFCAQKCGFNSQEINKQLVQMFTINGAKLMGINDKYGSVEEAKQADFAIFSDNPLDNSDVLKNKVDALIMDGKLIIVI; encoded by the coding sequence ATGCATTCAGAAGGAGAAATAGAAAACAGTAATATCATTGAATTATATAATGGTAGAATTATCGATGTGAAAAATGGATGTCTATTCCTTAAAAACACGATTATACAGATATGCGATGGTAAGATTATAATTATATGTAATAAAGAGCAAAGTAAGCCAACGGCCAATTACTCCATTAATATGCAAGAGAAATATATAATGCCTGGAATGATAAATTCTCATGCACATATTCATATTGTAATGCCCGGAGTATTAGTGAATATGAAAGATATGAAACGAGCTCAGCAATTCACACAGAAGCAAATTGAAAAGGGTTTGGAAGATTGCCTGGAATATGGAATTACCGTAGTACGCGATGCGCTTTCGGATAAACTCAAAGAACTGAACCAATTAAAACAGCAAATTGAAAAGGGGAAACTTAAAGGACCAAAAATTTATAATTCCATACATATCGCTCCATTAGGAGGAACTTATGCACCTAAATATAGTTTTGCACAGCAAAACATAATGAAACTATTTAATCATACTCCACCAGATTATATGAGTTCTGATGTAGGAATAGTAACTACACCCGCCAATGCAACAGAATATGAAATAAAACAAGCAGTAGAAATTGCAACAAAAAGAGGAGCAGACTTTATAAAATTTTGCGATCAGGAAGAAAAAATGCTCACATATAAACCGGGTGCTTTAAATTTCAACGAGCAACAATTACATACAGCAATTGATGAATGCAAGAAATATAACCTAAAAACAAATATTCACCATATTGCTATTGATACCTTTAGAAAAAGTTTGAAATGTGGAATATCTTCATTGGCTCATCTTCCTCTCGATGAAAAATTAACAGAAATTGATTTGGCTATGTTTAAAGAATCGGAAGCAATGATAGAACCTACACTAACGGTTGCTTATAATTATTGCTGGACATTTAAGGGGAATGAGTATAATAATCATGAAAATATGGAGGAAATTGCGAATATACAGTCGCTCACCTACAAATCGATTGCCGAAAAATACTGGATTGATGAAATGCAAGAAATAGTTGTCACACATTTTGAAAAAGCACAGCAACAAAAATTCAAAACCATGTGGTTTATGGATATGAGTAAGGTATACAAATTAATGAGTGGTTACATTTCCTTTGGTATGAGAAACATGCAACTTTTGCTGGAGAATGGATTACATGATAGAATTTCGTTTGGAAATGATTCCGGAGCTTCGCAATGTTCGCCAGCAACAAAAGACTCTGAGATTGATGTTTACAGATTTTGTGCTCAAAAATGTGGTTTTAACAGTCAAGAGATTAATAAGCAATTAGTTCAGATGTTTACAATAAACGGGGCTAAGTTGATGGGGATTAATGATAAGTATGGCTCAGTAGAAGAAGCTAAGCAAGCCGATTTTGCAATTTTTTCAGATAACCCATTAGACAATAGTGATGTGCTAAAAAATAAAGTTGATGCTTTAATAATGGATGGTAAATTAATAATTGTGATCTGA
- a CDS encoding helix-turn-helix domain-containing protein yields the protein MSIVYIISSVQAFIFAFLTFNKKEKCIADKVFVVLMFFLALHLTVAYFFLSNSVKSSQYLLLDAGTMVFYPVLVFLYVQTLVTNAKAFTLKYVIHLLPIAVLYALLLPIRHDIIQGGLAKGHAQPVFLYLVLLWGLVCNVYYISRIFILLKRHQLNIKNNFSFSERIDLKWVCSLIVGYIFVFIATLLLSVFFNTKQIDIVSSNQVIYYLLCVFVFFVGYNGYKQGAFLSVRRTNSINSPKAIPKEKSQNEIFISRLQQFMLEKKPFLNPTLTLNQLAQDLDVPPYYLSQILNSELNYNFFDFVNNFRVEEFKKNLELKSNYNYTLLAIALDSGFNSKASFNRIFKNRTGITPSQYQKSI from the coding sequence ATGAGTATCGTATATATTATATCATCGGTGCAAGCATTCATATTTGCATTTCTAACATTTAACAAGAAAGAGAAGTGTATTGCAGATAAAGTTTTTGTGGTACTGATGTTCTTTTTGGCATTGCACCTCACAGTAGCTTATTTTTTCTTAAGCAATTCTGTGAAATCATCTCAATATTTATTACTCGATGCAGGTACCATGGTTTTTTATCCTGTATTAGTTTTCTTGTATGTTCAGACCTTGGTTACTAATGCAAAAGCTTTTACATTAAAATATGTAATTCACCTTTTACCAATTGCGGTGTTGTATGCTTTACTATTGCCCATACGCCATGATATTATTCAAGGAGGATTAGCGAAAGGACATGCACAACCGGTTTTTCTATACCTGGTACTGCTATGGGGATTGGTATGTAATGTATACTACATTAGTAGAATATTTATTTTACTCAAAAGACATCAATTAAATATCAAAAATAATTTTTCCTTTTCTGAACGGATTGATTTAAAGTGGGTTTGTAGCCTAATTGTAGGATATATTTTTGTTTTTATTGCAACCTTACTTTTATCTGTTTTTTTTAATACAAAACAAATTGATATCGTTAGTTCTAATCAAGTTATCTATTATCTACTATGTGTTTTTGTATTCTTTGTTGGTTACAATGGCTATAAGCAAGGAGCTTTTTTATCGGTGCGTAGAACTAATTCTATCAATAGCCCTAAAGCCATTCCAAAAGAGAAAAGCCAGAATGAAATTTTTATATCTAGGCTACAGCAATTTATGCTCGAAAAAAAGCCATTTTTAAATCCTACTTTGACATTAAATCAATTAGCACAAGATTTAGATGTGCCTCCTTATTATCTTTCGCAGATTTTGAATTCTGAATTAAATTATAATTTCTTCGACTTTGTAAATAATTTCAGAGTTGAAGAGTTCAAAAAAAATCTCGAACTAAAAAGTAATTATAACTACACCCTTTTGGCTATAGCTCTCGACTCCGGGTTTAACTCCAAAGCATCTTTTAATCGAATTTTTAAAAATAGAACAGGAATTACACCTTCTCAATATCAGAAATCAATCTAG